A single Pseudoxanthomonas sp. DNA region contains:
- a CDS encoding DUF4190 domain-containing protein: MNQARTTSSLATASLVSGILGWTLLPFIGTIVAIITGHMARAEIRRSAGTLDGDGMAIGGLILGWVSALLWVVGIAVIFLFLGGMAWLATLN, encoded by the coding sequence ATGAACCAAGCCCGCACCACCAGCAGCCTCGCCACCGCCAGCCTCGTGTCCGGCATCCTGGGCTGGACCCTGCTGCCCTTCATCGGCACGATCGTGGCCATCATCACCGGCCACATGGCACGCGCCGAGATCCGCCGCAGTGCGGGCACGCTGGACGGCGACGGCATGGCCATCGGCGGGCTGATCCTGGGATGGGTATCGGCGCTGCTGTGGGTGGTCGGCATCGCGGTGATCTTCCTGTTCCTGGGCGGGATGGCCTGGCTGGCGACGTTGAACTGA
- a CDS encoding quinone-dependent dihydroorotate dehydrogenase encodes MYSFARPFLFGLDAETAHGMGLKALDLAYRTGTTPLVARPIAPMPTKLMGLTFPNPVGLAAGMDKNGAHIDALFALGFGFVEIGTVTPKPQPGNPKPRMFRLPEHQAVINRLGFNNDGVDALVRNVERARRDRGLLGINIGKNKDTSNERAASDYLYCLERVYPLADYITVNISSPNTAGLRELQEEQALRQLIGTLREAQEDLAAQHGKRVPMLVKIAPDLSDSDIDAVARVLGDMQVDGVIATNTTVSRLSVQDHPHARETGGLSGAPLMGQATLVLRRLRTRLPHSIPLIGVGGILSGADAVAKMSAGASLVQCYTGLVYRGPELIRECVEAIRRRREAPSGGPVAPE; translated from the coding sequence ATGTATTCGTTCGCCCGCCCCTTCCTCTTCGGCCTCGATGCCGAGACCGCCCATGGCATGGGCCTGAAGGCGCTCGACCTGGCCTACCGCACCGGCACCACGCCGCTGGTGGCGCGCCCCATCGCCCCCATGCCGACCAAGCTGATGGGCCTGACCTTTCCCAATCCGGTGGGCCTGGCCGCCGGCATGGACAAGAACGGCGCGCACATCGACGCGCTGTTCGCGCTGGGGTTCGGCTTCGTCGAGATCGGCACGGTCACGCCCAAGCCGCAGCCGGGCAATCCGAAGCCGCGCATGTTCCGCCTGCCGGAGCACCAGGCCGTCATCAACCGCCTCGGCTTCAACAACGACGGCGTCGATGCGCTGGTCCGCAACGTCGAACGCGCGCGCCGCGACCGCGGCCTGCTCGGCATCAACATCGGCAAGAACAAGGACACCTCCAACGAGCGTGCCGCGTCCGACTATCTGTACTGCCTGGAACGCGTCTACCCGCTGGCGGACTACATCACCGTCAACATTTCATCGCCCAACACCGCCGGCCTGCGCGAGCTGCAGGAAGAACAGGCACTGCGCCAGCTGATCGGCACGCTGCGCGAGGCGCAGGAAGACCTGGCCGCACAGCACGGCAAGCGTGTGCCGATGCTGGTCAAGATCGCGCCCGACCTGTCCGACAGCGACATCGACGCGGTGGCCCGGGTGCTGGGCGACATGCAGGTGGACGGCGTCATCGCCACCAACACCACCGTCTCGCGCCTGAGCGTGCAGGACCATCCGCACGCGCGCGAAACCGGCGGCCTGTCCGGCGCACCGCTGATGGGCCAGGCCACGCTGGTGCTGCGCCGCCTGCGCACGCGCCTGCCGCACAGCATCCCGCTGATCGGCGTGGGCGGCATCCTGTCCGGCGCCGACGCGGTGGCGAAGATGTCCGCCGGCGCGTCGCTGGTGCAGTGCTACACCGGCCTGGTCTACCGCGGCCCCGAGCTGATCCGCGAATGCGTGGAAGCCATCCGCCGCCGTCGCGAAGCGCCCAGCGGCGGTCCGGTGGCGCCGGAATGA
- the murB gene encoding UDP-N-acetylmuramate dehydrogenase — protein sequence MTPGYRVTAHASLRERTTFGVPARAPWLIEVDDAAALDEVLALPQATENTPLVIGGGSNLLFAGDAPGAVIAMATRGLRVLSDDGDHALVRADAGVAWHPLVMWTLEQGLCGLENLALIPGTAGASPIQNIGAYGTEVGEFIHGVDAFDRHAGTRVRLDRDACAFAYRDSVFKHDPDRYLVTAVEFLLPRRPALRLDYAGIRDELGAMGIADPTARDVADAVIRIRQRKLPDPAVVGNAGSFFKNPIVSQAQADALQVDYPTLPVFRGDAAHNRKLSAAWMIEACGWKGYRDGDTGVSAAHALVLVNHGEATGAQLLALARKIAASVQARFGVAIEPEPKIIGASW from the coding sequence ATGACGCCAGGCTATCGCGTCACCGCCCATGCGTCGTTGCGCGAGCGCACGACCTTCGGCGTTCCCGCGCGGGCGCCGTGGCTGATCGAGGTCGATGATGCGGCGGCGCTGGACGAGGTCCTCGCGCTGCCGCAGGCGACCGAGAACACTCCGCTGGTGATCGGCGGCGGCAGCAACCTGCTGTTCGCCGGCGACGCACCGGGTGCCGTCATCGCGATGGCCACGCGCGGCCTGCGCGTCCTGTCCGACGATGGCGACCATGCGCTCGTGCGGGCCGATGCCGGCGTGGCCTGGCATCCGCTGGTGATGTGGACGCTCGAACAGGGCCTGTGCGGCCTGGAGAACCTGGCGCTCATTCCGGGTACCGCCGGCGCCTCGCCGATCCAGAACATCGGCGCCTACGGCACCGAGGTGGGCGAGTTCATCCATGGCGTCGACGCCTTCGACCGCCACGCCGGCACGCGCGTGCGGCTGGACCGCGACGCCTGCGCGTTCGCCTATCGCGACAGCGTGTTCAAACACGATCCCGACCGCTATCTGGTGACCGCGGTGGAATTCCTGCTGCCGCGCCGACCCGCGCTGCGGCTGGACTATGCAGGCATCCGGGACGAGCTGGGGGCGATGGGCATCGCTGATCCGACCGCACGCGACGTAGCCGACGCTGTGATCCGCATCCGCCAGCGCAAGCTGCCCGACCCCGCCGTGGTCGGCAACGCGGGCAGCTTCTTCAAGAATCCGATCGTCTCGCAGGCGCAGGCCGATGCGCTGCAGGTCGACTACCCCACCCTGCCCGTCTTCCGCGGCGATGCCGCCCACAACCGCAAGCTGTCGGCGGCGTGGATGATCGAGGCCTGTGGCTGGAAGGGATACCGCGACGGCGACACCGGTGTGTCCGCCGCGCATGCGCTGGTGCTGGTCAATCACGGCGAGGCGACCGGCGCGCAGCTGTTGGCGCTGGCCAGGAAGATCGCCGCGTCGGTGCAGGCGCGCTTCGGCGTGGCCATCGAGCCGGAACCGAAGATCATCGGGGCGAGCTGGTAG
- a CDS encoding DMT family transporter — translation MPNLPTHYRAAVLMLGSTVLFALMVVAIRLASATLHTFEIAFFRNFFGLLAAAPLILRHGPGFLKTTQFPRYLFRCVIGICSMLAGFWAIGHLPLAQAVSLSYSTPLFVTLAAAALLNEQVRARRWTAVALGFVGVLIIVRPGTAQFTVDAMVAVLAAVMSALVAIQIKQLSHTEPADRIVIYTTLLWVPMSLVPALAVWEWPQGITWVWVIASGVLGTGGHMLWTRALKLGEVSALTPISFMQLPVVAIFGWLLFDETLDRWTLLGAGIIFGANAYIAHREAVLSRRAASEASSAGAKPGE, via the coding sequence ATGCCGAACCTTCCCACCCACTATCGCGCTGCGGTGCTGATGCTGGGCAGCACTGTCCTGTTCGCGCTGATGGTGGTGGCGATCCGGCTGGCGTCGGCGACCCTGCACACGTTCGAGATCGCGTTCTTCCGCAACTTCTTCGGTCTGCTGGCGGCGGCGCCGTTGATCCTGCGCCATGGTCCGGGCTTCCTGAAGACCACGCAGTTCCCGCGTTACCTGTTCCGCTGCGTCATCGGCATCTGTTCGATGCTGGCCGGCTTCTGGGCCATCGGCCACCTGCCGCTGGCGCAGGCGGTGTCGCTGTCGTATTCCACGCCGCTGTTCGTCACCCTGGCCGCCGCGGCGCTGCTCAACGAACAGGTGCGCGCACGTCGCTGGACGGCGGTGGCGCTGGGCTTCGTGGGCGTGTTGATCATCGTGCGGCCGGGTACGGCGCAGTTCACCGTCGACGCGATGGTCGCGGTGCTGGCGGCGGTGATGAGCGCGCTGGTGGCCATCCAGATCAAGCAGCTGTCCCACACCGAACCGGCCGATCGCATCGTCATCTACACCACGCTGCTGTGGGTGCCGATGTCGCTGGTGCCGGCGCTGGCGGTGTGGGAATGGCCGCAGGGCATCACCTGGGTCTGGGTCATCGCGTCGGGGGTGCTGGGCACCGGCGGTCACATGCTGTGGACGCGGGCGCTGAAGCTGGGCGAAGTGTCGGCGCTGACGCCGATCAGCTTCATGCAATTGCCGGTGGTGGCGATCTTCGGCTGGCTGCTGTTCGACGAGACGCTGGACCGGTGGACGCTGCTCGGGGCCGGCATCATTTTCGGGGCCAATGCCTACATCGCGCACCGCGAGGCGGTGCTGTCCCGGCGTGCGGCGTCGGAGGCCTCGAGCGCAGGCGCCAAGCCGGGCGAATGA